In the Magnolia sinica isolate HGM2019 chromosome 15, MsV1, whole genome shotgun sequence genome, one interval contains:
- the LOC131227523 gene encoding peroxisomal (S)-2-hydroxyacid oxidase GLO4-like isoform X1, translating into MAGDPVNINEFQELARQALPKMYYDYYTGGAEDEHTLRENVEAFQRITFQPRILVDVSNVDVSSSILGYNVSVPIMIAPTGMHKLAHPKGEMATARAAAACNTIMVLSFSSNCTIEEVASSCNAIRFYQLYAYQRRDVSAKLVQRAQQNGFKAIVLTADAPKSGRRERDIKNKMVVPKLKNLEGLLSVEVDSEGGSKFEAFTSRTRDPSLNWKDIGWLKSITTLPILIKGVLTAEDGNIVHGRAGKVIFSIDFAARMAVDVGAAGVIVSNHGARQLDYVPASISVLEEVVKAVDGRVPVLFDGGVRRGTDVFKALALGAQAVMIGRPVIYGLAAKGEHGARQVIEMLRNELELTMSLNGCRSIKDITRSYVRTEHERLRSSL; encoded by the exons ATGGCGGGCGACCCGGTTAATATCAATGAGTTCCAAGAACTGGCCCGGCAAGCTCTGCCCAAGATGTACTACGACTACTACACGGGAGGAGCCGAGGACGAGCACACCTTGAGGGAGAACGTCGAAGCATTTCAAAGAATCAC GTTTCAGCCAAGGATTCTTGTAGATGTGAGCAATGTAGATGTATCATCGTCGATATTGGGGTACAATGTTTCAGTACCGATCATGATCGCCCCGACCGGAATGCATAAACTGGCCCACCCAAAAG GAGAGATGGCCACTGCCAGAGCTGCTGCAGCATGTAACACAATCATG GTGCTATCATTTTCATCTAATTGCACCATTGAGGAGGTTGCTTCCAGCTGCAATGCAATCCGTTTCTATCAGTTATAT GCATACCAAAGACGAGATGTTTCGGCGAAGTTAGTACAGAGAGCCCAGCAGAACGGATTCAAGGCTATCGTCCTCACTGCCGATGCTCCTAAGTCCGGCCGTCGGGAAAGGGACATAAAGAATAA AATGGTTGTGCCCaagttgaagaatcttgaaggtCTCTTGTCAGTGGAAGTCGACTCA GAAGGAGGGTCGAAGTTTGAAGCCTTTACATCACGGACCAGAGATCCTTCTTTGAATTGGAAG GACATTGGCTGGTTGAAGTCTATAACAACCTTGCCGATTCTAATAAAAGGTGTGCTCACTGCAGAAGATG GAAACATTGTTCATGGCCGAGCGGGCAAGGTGATTTTCTCTATTGATTTCGCAGCTAGAATGGCGGTCGATGTAGGTGCAGCAGGTGTGATTGTATCAAACCATGGCGCTCGCCAGCTTGATTATGTGCCAGCTTCAATATCTGTTCTTGAAGAG GTAGTTAAAGCTGTCGACGGAAGAGTTCCTGTTCTCTTCGACGGTGGAGTCCGGCGTGGAACTGATGTTTTCAAAGCCCTAGCTCTTGGAGCACAAGCTGTTATG ATCGGGCGGCCGGTGATCTACGGCCTGGCAGCGAAGGGAGAACACGGCGCCAGGCAGGTCATCGAAATGCTGAGGAATGAGCTTGAGCTGACCATGTCGCTCAACGGATGCCGCTCCATAAAGGACATTACTAGGAGCTACGTACGGACAGAACACGAACGGTTGAGATCGTCTCTTTGA
- the LOC131227523 gene encoding peroxisomal (S)-2-hydroxyacid oxidase GLO4-like isoform X4, with protein MAGDPVNINEFQELARQALPKMYYDYYTGGAEDEHTLRENVEAFQRITFQPRILVDVSNVDVSSSILGYNVSVPIMIAPTGMHKLAHPKGEMATARAAAACNTIMVLSFSSNCTIEEVASSCNAIRFYQLYAYQRRDVSAKLVQRAQQNGFKAIVLTADAPKSGRRERDIKNKMVVPKLKNLEGLLSVEVDSEGGSKFEAFTSRTRDPSLNWKDIGWLKSITTLPILIKGVLTAEDGNIVHGRAGKVIFSIDFAARMAVDVGAAGVIVSNHGARQLDYVPASISVLEEIGRPVIYGLAAKGEHGARQVIEMLRNELELTMSLNGCRSIKDITRSYVRTEHERLRSSL; from the exons ATGGCGGGCGACCCGGTTAATATCAATGAGTTCCAAGAACTGGCCCGGCAAGCTCTGCCCAAGATGTACTACGACTACTACACGGGAGGAGCCGAGGACGAGCACACCTTGAGGGAGAACGTCGAAGCATTTCAAAGAATCAC GTTTCAGCCAAGGATTCTTGTAGATGTGAGCAATGTAGATGTATCATCGTCGATATTGGGGTACAATGTTTCAGTACCGATCATGATCGCCCCGACCGGAATGCATAAACTGGCCCACCCAAAAG GAGAGATGGCCACTGCCAGAGCTGCTGCAGCATGTAACACAATCATG GTGCTATCATTTTCATCTAATTGCACCATTGAGGAGGTTGCTTCCAGCTGCAATGCAATCCGTTTCTATCAGTTATAT GCATACCAAAGACGAGATGTTTCGGCGAAGTTAGTACAGAGAGCCCAGCAGAACGGATTCAAGGCTATCGTCCTCACTGCCGATGCTCCTAAGTCCGGCCGTCGGGAAAGGGACATAAAGAATAA AATGGTTGTGCCCaagttgaagaatcttgaaggtCTCTTGTCAGTGGAAGTCGACTCA GAAGGAGGGTCGAAGTTTGAAGCCTTTACATCACGGACCAGAGATCCTTCTTTGAATTGGAAG GACATTGGCTGGTTGAAGTCTATAACAACCTTGCCGATTCTAATAAAAGGTGTGCTCACTGCAGAAGATG GAAACATTGTTCATGGCCGAGCGGGCAAGGTGATTTTCTCTATTGATTTCGCAGCTAGAATGGCGGTCGATGTAGGTGCAGCAGGTGTGATTGTATCAAACCATGGCGCTCGCCAGCTTGATTATGTGCCAGCTTCAATATCTGTTCTTGAAGAG ATCGGGCGGCCGGTGATCTACGGCCTGGCAGCGAAGGGAGAACACGGCGCCAGGCAGGTCATCGAAATGCTGAGGAATGAGCTTGAGCTGACCATGTCGCTCAACGGATGCCGCTCCATAAAGGACATTACTAGGAGCTACGTACGGACAGAACACGAACGGTTGAGATCGTCTCTTTGA
- the LOC131227523 gene encoding peroxisomal (S)-2-hydroxyacid oxidase GLO4-like isoform X2: MAGDPVNINEFQELARQALPKMYYDYYTGGAEDEHTLRENVEAFQRITFQPRILVDVSNVDVSSSILGYNVSVPIMIAPTGMHKLAHPKGEMATARAAAACNTIMVLSFSSNCTIEEVASSCNAIRFYQLYAYQRRDVSAKLVQRAQQNGFKAIVLTADAPKSGRRERDIKNKMVVPKLKNLEGLLSVEVDSEGGSKFEAFTSRTRDPSLNWKDIGWLKSITTLPILIKGVLTAEDARMAVDVGAAGVIVSNHGARQLDYVPASISVLEEVVKAVDGRVPVLFDGGVRRGTDVFKALALGAQAVMIGRPVIYGLAAKGEHGARQVIEMLRNELELTMSLNGCRSIKDITRSYVRTEHERLRSSL; encoded by the exons ATGGCGGGCGACCCGGTTAATATCAATGAGTTCCAAGAACTGGCCCGGCAAGCTCTGCCCAAGATGTACTACGACTACTACACGGGAGGAGCCGAGGACGAGCACACCTTGAGGGAGAACGTCGAAGCATTTCAAAGAATCAC GTTTCAGCCAAGGATTCTTGTAGATGTGAGCAATGTAGATGTATCATCGTCGATATTGGGGTACAATGTTTCAGTACCGATCATGATCGCCCCGACCGGAATGCATAAACTGGCCCACCCAAAAG GAGAGATGGCCACTGCCAGAGCTGCTGCAGCATGTAACACAATCATG GTGCTATCATTTTCATCTAATTGCACCATTGAGGAGGTTGCTTCCAGCTGCAATGCAATCCGTTTCTATCAGTTATAT GCATACCAAAGACGAGATGTTTCGGCGAAGTTAGTACAGAGAGCCCAGCAGAACGGATTCAAGGCTATCGTCCTCACTGCCGATGCTCCTAAGTCCGGCCGTCGGGAAAGGGACATAAAGAATAA AATGGTTGTGCCCaagttgaagaatcttgaaggtCTCTTGTCAGTGGAAGTCGACTCA GAAGGAGGGTCGAAGTTTGAAGCCTTTACATCACGGACCAGAGATCCTTCTTTGAATTGGAAG GACATTGGCTGGTTGAAGTCTATAACAACCTTGCCGATTCTAATAAAAGGTGTGCTCACTGCAGAAGATG CTAGAATGGCGGTCGATGTAGGTGCAGCAGGTGTGATTGTATCAAACCATGGCGCTCGCCAGCTTGATTATGTGCCAGCTTCAATATCTGTTCTTGAAGAG GTAGTTAAAGCTGTCGACGGAAGAGTTCCTGTTCTCTTCGACGGTGGAGTCCGGCGTGGAACTGATGTTTTCAAAGCCCTAGCTCTTGGAGCACAAGCTGTTATG ATCGGGCGGCCGGTGATCTACGGCCTGGCAGCGAAGGGAGAACACGGCGCCAGGCAGGTCATCGAAATGCTGAGGAATGAGCTTGAGCTGACCATGTCGCTCAACGGATGCCGCTCCATAAAGGACATTACTAGGAGCTACGTACGGACAGAACACGAACGGTTGAGATCGTCTCTTTGA
- the LOC131227523 gene encoding peroxisomal (S)-2-hydroxyacid oxidase GLO4-like isoform X5 has product MAGDPVNINEFQELARQALPKMYYDYYTGGAEDEHTLRENVEAFQRITFQPRILVDVSNVDVSSSILGYNVSVPIMIAPTGMHKLAHPKGEMATARAAAACNTIMVLSFSSNCTIEEVASSCNAIRFYQLYAYQRRDVSAKLVQRAQQNGFKAIVLTADAPKSGRRERDIKNKMVVPKLKNLEGLLSVEVDSEGGSKFEAFTSRTRDPSLNWKDIGWLKSITTLPILIKGVLTAEDARMAVDVGAAGVIVSNHGARQLDYVPASISVLEEIGRPVIYGLAAKGEHGARQVIEMLRNELELTMSLNGCRSIKDITRSYVRTEHERLRSSL; this is encoded by the exons ATGGCGGGCGACCCGGTTAATATCAATGAGTTCCAAGAACTGGCCCGGCAAGCTCTGCCCAAGATGTACTACGACTACTACACGGGAGGAGCCGAGGACGAGCACACCTTGAGGGAGAACGTCGAAGCATTTCAAAGAATCAC GTTTCAGCCAAGGATTCTTGTAGATGTGAGCAATGTAGATGTATCATCGTCGATATTGGGGTACAATGTTTCAGTACCGATCATGATCGCCCCGACCGGAATGCATAAACTGGCCCACCCAAAAG GAGAGATGGCCACTGCCAGAGCTGCTGCAGCATGTAACACAATCATG GTGCTATCATTTTCATCTAATTGCACCATTGAGGAGGTTGCTTCCAGCTGCAATGCAATCCGTTTCTATCAGTTATAT GCATACCAAAGACGAGATGTTTCGGCGAAGTTAGTACAGAGAGCCCAGCAGAACGGATTCAAGGCTATCGTCCTCACTGCCGATGCTCCTAAGTCCGGCCGTCGGGAAAGGGACATAAAGAATAA AATGGTTGTGCCCaagttgaagaatcttgaaggtCTCTTGTCAGTGGAAGTCGACTCA GAAGGAGGGTCGAAGTTTGAAGCCTTTACATCACGGACCAGAGATCCTTCTTTGAATTGGAAG GACATTGGCTGGTTGAAGTCTATAACAACCTTGCCGATTCTAATAAAAGGTGTGCTCACTGCAGAAGATG CTAGAATGGCGGTCGATGTAGGTGCAGCAGGTGTGATTGTATCAAACCATGGCGCTCGCCAGCTTGATTATGTGCCAGCTTCAATATCTGTTCTTGAAGAG ATCGGGCGGCCGGTGATCTACGGCCTGGCAGCGAAGGGAGAACACGGCGCCAGGCAGGTCATCGAAATGCTGAGGAATGAGCTTGAGCTGACCATGTCGCTCAACGGATGCCGCTCCATAAAGGACATTACTAGGAGCTACGTACGGACAGAACACGAACGGTTGAGATCGTCTCTTTGA
- the LOC131227523 gene encoding peroxisomal (S)-2-hydroxyacid oxidase GLO4-like isoform X3 has protein sequence MAGDPVNINEFQELARQALPKMYYDYYTGGAEDEHTLRENVEAFQRITFQPRILVDVSNVDVSSSILGYNVSVPIMIAPTGMHKLAHPKGEMATARAAAACNTIMVLSFSSNCTIEEVASSCNAIRFYQLYAYQRRDVSAKLVQRAQQNGFKAIVLTADAPKSGRRERDIKNKMVVPKLKNLEGLLSVEVDSEGGSKFEAFTSRTRDPSLNWKDIGWLKSITTLPILIKGVLTAEDGAAGVIVSNHGARQLDYVPASISVLEEVVKAVDGRVPVLFDGGVRRGTDVFKALALGAQAVMIGRPVIYGLAAKGEHGARQVIEMLRNELELTMSLNGCRSIKDITRSYVRTEHERLRSSL, from the exons ATGGCGGGCGACCCGGTTAATATCAATGAGTTCCAAGAACTGGCCCGGCAAGCTCTGCCCAAGATGTACTACGACTACTACACGGGAGGAGCCGAGGACGAGCACACCTTGAGGGAGAACGTCGAAGCATTTCAAAGAATCAC GTTTCAGCCAAGGATTCTTGTAGATGTGAGCAATGTAGATGTATCATCGTCGATATTGGGGTACAATGTTTCAGTACCGATCATGATCGCCCCGACCGGAATGCATAAACTGGCCCACCCAAAAG GAGAGATGGCCACTGCCAGAGCTGCTGCAGCATGTAACACAATCATG GTGCTATCATTTTCATCTAATTGCACCATTGAGGAGGTTGCTTCCAGCTGCAATGCAATCCGTTTCTATCAGTTATAT GCATACCAAAGACGAGATGTTTCGGCGAAGTTAGTACAGAGAGCCCAGCAGAACGGATTCAAGGCTATCGTCCTCACTGCCGATGCTCCTAAGTCCGGCCGTCGGGAAAGGGACATAAAGAATAA AATGGTTGTGCCCaagttgaagaatcttgaaggtCTCTTGTCAGTGGAAGTCGACTCA GAAGGAGGGTCGAAGTTTGAAGCCTTTACATCACGGACCAGAGATCCTTCTTTGAATTGGAAG GACATTGGCTGGTTGAAGTCTATAACAACCTTGCCGATTCTAATAAAAGGTGTGCTCACTGCAGAAGATG GTGCAGCAGGTGTGATTGTATCAAACCATGGCGCTCGCCAGCTTGATTATGTGCCAGCTTCAATATCTGTTCTTGAAGAG GTAGTTAAAGCTGTCGACGGAAGAGTTCCTGTTCTCTTCGACGGTGGAGTCCGGCGTGGAACTGATGTTTTCAAAGCCCTAGCTCTTGGAGCACAAGCTGTTATG ATCGGGCGGCCGGTGATCTACGGCCTGGCAGCGAAGGGAGAACACGGCGCCAGGCAGGTCATCGAAATGCTGAGGAATGAGCTTGAGCTGACCATGTCGCTCAACGGATGCCGCTCCATAAAGGACATTACTAGGAGCTACGTACGGACAGAACACGAACGGTTGAGATCGTCTCTTTGA
- the LOC131227523 gene encoding peroxisomal (S)-2-hydroxyacid oxidase GLO4-like isoform X6: MAGDPVNINEFQELARQALPKMYYDYYTGGAEDEHTLRENVEAFQRITFQPRILVDVSNVDVSSSILGYNVSVPIMIAPTGMHKLAHPKGEMATARAAAACNTIMVLSFSSNCTIEEVASSCNAIRFYQLYAYQRRDVSAKLVQRAQQNGFKAIVLTADAPKSGRRERDIKNKMVVPKLKNLEGLLSVEVDSEGGSKFEAFTSRTRDPSLNWKDIGWLKSITTLPILIKGVLTAEDGAAGVIVSNHGARQLDYVPASISVLEEIGRPVIYGLAAKGEHGARQVIEMLRNELELTMSLNGCRSIKDITRSYVRTEHERLRSSL; encoded by the exons ATGGCGGGCGACCCGGTTAATATCAATGAGTTCCAAGAACTGGCCCGGCAAGCTCTGCCCAAGATGTACTACGACTACTACACGGGAGGAGCCGAGGACGAGCACACCTTGAGGGAGAACGTCGAAGCATTTCAAAGAATCAC GTTTCAGCCAAGGATTCTTGTAGATGTGAGCAATGTAGATGTATCATCGTCGATATTGGGGTACAATGTTTCAGTACCGATCATGATCGCCCCGACCGGAATGCATAAACTGGCCCACCCAAAAG GAGAGATGGCCACTGCCAGAGCTGCTGCAGCATGTAACACAATCATG GTGCTATCATTTTCATCTAATTGCACCATTGAGGAGGTTGCTTCCAGCTGCAATGCAATCCGTTTCTATCAGTTATAT GCATACCAAAGACGAGATGTTTCGGCGAAGTTAGTACAGAGAGCCCAGCAGAACGGATTCAAGGCTATCGTCCTCACTGCCGATGCTCCTAAGTCCGGCCGTCGGGAAAGGGACATAAAGAATAA AATGGTTGTGCCCaagttgaagaatcttgaaggtCTCTTGTCAGTGGAAGTCGACTCA GAAGGAGGGTCGAAGTTTGAAGCCTTTACATCACGGACCAGAGATCCTTCTTTGAATTGGAAG GACATTGGCTGGTTGAAGTCTATAACAACCTTGCCGATTCTAATAAAAGGTGTGCTCACTGCAGAAGATG GTGCAGCAGGTGTGATTGTATCAAACCATGGCGCTCGCCAGCTTGATTATGTGCCAGCTTCAATATCTGTTCTTGAAGAG ATCGGGCGGCCGGTGATCTACGGCCTGGCAGCGAAGGGAGAACACGGCGCCAGGCAGGTCATCGAAATGCTGAGGAATGAGCTTGAGCTGACCATGTCGCTCAACGGATGCCGCTCCATAAAGGACATTACTAGGAGCTACGTACGGACAGAACACGAACGGTTGAGATCGTCTCTTTGA
- the LOC131227523 gene encoding peroxisomal (S)-2-hydroxyacid oxidase GLO4-like isoform X7 — MAGDPVNINEFQELARQALPKMYYDYYTGGAEDEHTLRENVEAFQRITFQPRILVDVSNVDVSSSILGYNVSVPIMIAPTGMHKLAHPKGEMATARAAAACNTIMVLSFSSNCTIEEVASSCNAIRFYQLYAYQRRDVSAKLVQRAQQNGFKAIVLTADAPKSGRRERDIKNKMVVPKLKNLEGLLSVEVDSEGGSKFEAFTSRTRDPSLNWKVVKAVDGRVPVLFDGGVRRGTDVFKALALGAQAVMIGRPVIYGLAAKGEHGARQVIEMLRNELELTMSLNGCRSIKDITRSYVRTEHERLRSSL, encoded by the exons ATGGCGGGCGACCCGGTTAATATCAATGAGTTCCAAGAACTGGCCCGGCAAGCTCTGCCCAAGATGTACTACGACTACTACACGGGAGGAGCCGAGGACGAGCACACCTTGAGGGAGAACGTCGAAGCATTTCAAAGAATCAC GTTTCAGCCAAGGATTCTTGTAGATGTGAGCAATGTAGATGTATCATCGTCGATATTGGGGTACAATGTTTCAGTACCGATCATGATCGCCCCGACCGGAATGCATAAACTGGCCCACCCAAAAG GAGAGATGGCCACTGCCAGAGCTGCTGCAGCATGTAACACAATCATG GTGCTATCATTTTCATCTAATTGCACCATTGAGGAGGTTGCTTCCAGCTGCAATGCAATCCGTTTCTATCAGTTATAT GCATACCAAAGACGAGATGTTTCGGCGAAGTTAGTACAGAGAGCCCAGCAGAACGGATTCAAGGCTATCGTCCTCACTGCCGATGCTCCTAAGTCCGGCCGTCGGGAAAGGGACATAAAGAATAA AATGGTTGTGCCCaagttgaagaatcttgaaggtCTCTTGTCAGTGGAAGTCGACTCA GAAGGAGGGTCGAAGTTTGAAGCCTTTACATCACGGACCAGAGATCCTTCTTTGAATTGGAAG GTAGTTAAAGCTGTCGACGGAAGAGTTCCTGTTCTCTTCGACGGTGGAGTCCGGCGTGGAACTGATGTTTTCAAAGCCCTAGCTCTTGGAGCACAAGCTGTTATG ATCGGGCGGCCGGTGATCTACGGCCTGGCAGCGAAGGGAGAACACGGCGCCAGGCAGGTCATCGAAATGCTGAGGAATGAGCTTGAGCTGACCATGTCGCTCAACGGATGCCGCTCCATAAAGGACATTACTAGGAGCTACGTACGGACAGAACACGAACGGTTGAGATCGTCTCTTTGA
- the LOC131227523 gene encoding peroxisomal (S)-2-hydroxyacid oxidase GLO4-like isoform X8, with amino-acid sequence MIAPTGMHKLAHPKGEMATARAAAACNTIMVLSFSSNCTIEEVASSCNAIRFYQLYAYQRRDVSAKLVQRAQQNGFKAIVLTADAPKSGRRERDIKNKMVVPKLKNLEGLLSVEVDSEGGSKFEAFTSRTRDPSLNWKDIGWLKSITTLPILIKGVLTAEDGNIVHGRAGKVIFSIDFAARMAVDVGAAGVIVSNHGARQLDYVPASISVLEEVVKAVDGRVPVLFDGGVRRGTDVFKALALGAQAVMIGRPVIYGLAAKGEHGARQVIEMLRNELELTMSLNGCRSIKDITRSYVRTEHERLRSSL; translated from the exons ATGATCGCCCCGACCGGAATGCATAAACTGGCCCACCCAAAAG GAGAGATGGCCACTGCCAGAGCTGCTGCAGCATGTAACACAATCATG GTGCTATCATTTTCATCTAATTGCACCATTGAGGAGGTTGCTTCCAGCTGCAATGCAATCCGTTTCTATCAGTTATAT GCATACCAAAGACGAGATGTTTCGGCGAAGTTAGTACAGAGAGCCCAGCAGAACGGATTCAAGGCTATCGTCCTCACTGCCGATGCTCCTAAGTCCGGCCGTCGGGAAAGGGACATAAAGAATAA AATGGTTGTGCCCaagttgaagaatcttgaaggtCTCTTGTCAGTGGAAGTCGACTCA GAAGGAGGGTCGAAGTTTGAAGCCTTTACATCACGGACCAGAGATCCTTCTTTGAATTGGAAG GACATTGGCTGGTTGAAGTCTATAACAACCTTGCCGATTCTAATAAAAGGTGTGCTCACTGCAGAAGATG GAAACATTGTTCATGGCCGAGCGGGCAAGGTGATTTTCTCTATTGATTTCGCAGCTAGAATGGCGGTCGATGTAGGTGCAGCAGGTGTGATTGTATCAAACCATGGCGCTCGCCAGCTTGATTATGTGCCAGCTTCAATATCTGTTCTTGAAGAG GTAGTTAAAGCTGTCGACGGAAGAGTTCCTGTTCTCTTCGACGGTGGAGTCCGGCGTGGAACTGATGTTTTCAAAGCCCTAGCTCTTGGAGCACAAGCTGTTATG ATCGGGCGGCCGGTGATCTACGGCCTGGCAGCGAAGGGAGAACACGGCGCCAGGCAGGTCATCGAAATGCTGAGGAATGAGCTTGAGCTGACCATGTCGCTCAACGGATGCCGCTCCATAAAGGACATTACTAGGAGCTACGTACGGACAGAACACGAACGGTTGAGATCGTCTCTTTGA